A region of Paramormyrops kingsleyae isolate MSU_618 chromosome 17, PKINGS_0.4, whole genome shotgun sequence DNA encodes the following proteins:
- the LOC111837223 gene encoding coagulation factor IX, whose protein sequence is MLPGNLERECYEETCSQEEAAEIFQTKEKTMEFWYRYKNLNSCQRNPCLNGGICSVDQHDFLCLCPPRYDGKTCETEVFECQYKNGGCLQYCTDIERTTGVRCSCAEGYHLQEDGKTCKEAVPFPCGKRWQGNSVQRSVLEDVFLQNETQPFPSTFPDSTNPKKMSFHNSTDQKCNSTSISSRDSIEDELSEGFDMKARIVGGQLERQGGSPWQVLIHKEDGFGFCGGTLIMPRWVISAAHCFQETPHHVTIGEFDKMRLDQDEQMIRVKILIVHPHFHEFTFDSDIALLYLAKSVQLGPFATPACLPNTHLAQLLLKENKMGTVTGWGATQYMGRSSRFLRKVELPVVDQKKCILSTDQVITDNMFCAGYDEVPMDACSGDSGGPFVSKHQDTWYLTGVVSWGEMCAAKGKYGVYTKLDNYLSWIKDTVLQYEQNITEN, encoded by the exons ATGGAATTTTGGTATCGATACAAAA ATCTGAACTCCTGTCAGAGAAACCCTTGTTTGAATGGAGGGATATGTTCAGTTGACCAGCATGACTTTTTGTGCCTCTGCCCACCTCGCTATGACGGAAAGACATGTGAGACAG AGGTGTTTGAGTGCCAGTACAAAAATGGGGGGTGCCTGCAGTACTGCACTGACATAGAGCGTACTACTGGTGTGAGGTGTAGCTGTGCTGAAGGATATCATCTGCAGGAGGATGGAAAGACCTGCAAGGAAGCAG TGCCATTCCCCTGTGGGAAACGATGGCAAGGGAATTCTGTCCAGCGCTCTGTCCTGGAGGATGTCTTCTTACAGAATGAAACTCAACCATTTCCATCAACTTTTCCTGACTCTACGAATCCAAAGAAAATGTCCTTTCATAATTCTACCGATCAGAAGTGTAATTCCACCAGCATTAGCTCCAGAGACAGCATTGAAGATGAGTTATCAGAGGGATTTGATATGAAAGCACGCATTGTTGGAGGACAGCTTGAAAGACAGGGTGGGAGTCCATGGCAG GTTCTTATTCACAAGGAAGATGGCTTTGGGTTCTGTGGCGGCACTCTGATTATGCCACGCTGGGTTATTAGTGCGGCCCACTGCTTCCAGGAAACCCCTCATCATGTGACCATTG GGGAATTTGACAAGATGCGACTAGACCAAGATGAGCAGATGATCCGAGTTAAAATTTTAATAGTGCACCCTCACTTCCATGAGTTTACATTTGACAGCGACATAGCCCTACTCTACTTGGCCAAGTCAGTGCAACTAGGGCCCTTTGCCACACCTGCATGTCTTCCTAACACACACCTGGCACAACTGCTCCTTAAGGAGAATAAAATGGGCACTGTCACTGGGTGGGGGGCTACCCAGTACATGGGAAGATCTTCCCGTTTCTTGCGCAAGGTAGAGCTCCCAGTTGTGGATCAGAAGAAGTGCATTTTGTCCACTGACCAGGTGATTACAGACAATATGTTCTGTGCTGGATATGATGAAGTGCCCATGGATGCCTGCAGTGGTGATAGTGGTGGTCCTTTTGTGTCCAAACACCAGGACACCTGGTACCTTACAGGTGTGGTAAGCTGGGGAGAAATGTGTGCTGCCAAGGGCAAATATGGTGTTTACACCAAACTTGACAACTACCTCTCCTGGATAAAAGACACAGTACTGCAGTATGAGCAGAACATTACTGAAAACTAA